One genomic window of Niveibacterium sp. SC-1 includes the following:
- the astA gene encoding arginine N-succinyltransferase yields the protein MRIRPIRSADLPALLELARATGVGVTSLPPDEARLARRIATSEASFAGTASREVANYLFVLEDDAAARVVGTCGIAVAVGLDEPWYNYRVGTAVHHSPDIGVYRQLQTLFLTNDLTGDSELCSLFLHPDYRRGGNGGLLSRSRLLFLAAHPQRFSPRVFAELRGVSDAEGRAPFWESLGRHFFQMEFAQADMLSGVGDKGFIAELMPQHPVYTAFLSEAAQAVIGEVHEATRPARAMLEAEGFAWRGYCDIFDAGPAVECELPAIRTVRDSRALCAGRLADEGEATGDWLVCNGRHEDFRAVRCRAVQSGDELLLGEGDLARLEVRVGDPLRVTGAGRAG from the coding sequence GTGCGCATCCGCCCGATCCGCAGTGCTGACCTTCCTGCCTTGCTCGAACTCGCGCGGGCCACCGGTGTCGGCGTGACCAGCCTGCCGCCCGACGAGGCCAGGCTGGCGCGACGGATCGCGACCTCGGAGGCGAGCTTTGCCGGCACCGCGAGCCGCGAAGTGGCGAACTACCTCTTCGTGCTGGAGGACGACGCGGCGGCTCGCGTGGTTGGCACCTGCGGCATCGCGGTGGCCGTGGGCCTCGATGAGCCCTGGTACAACTACCGCGTCGGCACGGCGGTGCATCACTCGCCGGACATCGGCGTGTATCGGCAGTTGCAGACGCTCTTCCTCACCAACGACCTGACCGGCGACTCGGAGCTGTGCTCGCTCTTCCTGCATCCGGACTACCGGCGAGGCGGCAACGGCGGACTGCTGTCGCGCTCGCGCCTGCTTTTCCTCGCGGCACATCCGCAGCGTTTCTCCCCACGCGTGTTCGCCGAGTTGCGTGGTGTCTCGGATGCAGAGGGACGCGCGCCATTCTGGGAGAGCCTGGGCCGGCACTTCTTCCAGATGGAGTTCGCGCAGGCGGACATGCTCTCGGGCGTCGGCGACAAGGGCTTCATCGCCGAGCTGATGCCACAGCATCCGGTCTATACCGCTTTCCTGTCCGAAGCCGCGCAGGCGGTGATCGGCGAGGTGCACGAGGCGACCCGTCCGGCGCGCGCGATGCTCGAGGCTGAGGGCTTTGCCTGGCGCGGCTACTGCGACATCTTCGACGCCGGCCCGGCGGTCGAATGCGAACTGCCGGCGATCCGCACTGTCCGTGATAGCAGGGCCTTGTGCGCGGGCCGGCTCGCCGATGAGGGCGAGGCCACCGGCGACTGGCTGGTCTGCAACGGGCGGCATGAAGACTTTCGCGCGGTGCGCTGTCGCGCCGTGCAATCGGGGGACGAACTCTTGCTGGGCGAAGGTGATCTCGCGCGCTTGGAAGTCAGGGTTGGCGATCCGCTTCGCGTGACGGGAGCGGGGAGGGCGGGCTGA
- the astD gene encoding succinylglutamate-semialdehyde dehydrogenase: MRFERRNPVSAERVWEGKAADAADVAHALAVARAAFPDWADAPQASRVAIVQRFGELLAFEATRLADLIGLETGKPRWEAASEVQSMIAKVGISIRAQAERAGERSEEAAGMRSVLRHRPHGVLAVFGPFNFPGHLPNGHIVPALLAGNTVLFKPSELAPATAEACLRLWRQAGLPAGVLDVLQGGAETGALLAEADLDGLLFTGSARTGARLAQRFAQTPQRILALEMGGNNPLMVWEPEDVEVAAALVLQSAFLSAGQRCTCARRLILPVGGEGDDLLDALLALCERLRVDAWDAEPIPFMGSVITPAAAETLLSVQAQRVAAGGRVLRAMRILREGTGLLGPGLLDASDIALPDEEVFGPLLQVQRAQDFEHALQLAGATRFGLAAGLISREPARYEQFRRRLRVGVLNWNRPLTGASSGLPFGGVGASGNHRPSAWYAADYCAFPVASLESPRLQIPEIPGLAAAAPAS; the protein is encoded by the coding sequence ATGCGATTCGAGCGGCGCAACCCGGTGAGCGCCGAGCGGGTGTGGGAAGGCAAGGCGGCCGACGCGGCCGACGTGGCGCATGCGCTGGCGGTAGCGCGCGCGGCTTTCCCTGACTGGGCCGATGCGCCGCAGGCGTCGCGCGTCGCGATCGTGCAGCGTTTCGGCGAGCTGCTGGCGTTCGAGGCGACGCGACTCGCGGACCTCATCGGCCTGGAGACCGGCAAGCCGCGCTGGGAGGCGGCGAGCGAAGTCCAGAGCATGATCGCCAAGGTCGGCATCTCGATCCGCGCCCAGGCCGAGCGCGCCGGCGAGCGCAGCGAAGAAGCCGCGGGCATGCGCAGCGTGCTGCGCCATCGTCCGCATGGCGTGCTGGCGGTGTTCGGTCCCTTCAACTTCCCGGGCCATCTTCCCAACGGCCATATCGTGCCGGCACTGTTGGCCGGCAATACTGTGCTTTTCAAGCCGTCGGAACTCGCGCCGGCTACTGCGGAAGCCTGCCTGCGGCTGTGGCGCCAAGCGGGCCTGCCTGCCGGCGTGCTCGATGTGCTGCAGGGCGGCGCGGAAACGGGTGCGCTGCTCGCCGAGGCCGATCTCGACGGGCTGCTTTTCACCGGCAGCGCGCGCACCGGCGCGCGGCTCGCCCAACGCTTCGCGCAGACGCCGCAGCGCATCCTTGCGCTGGAGATGGGCGGCAACAATCCGCTGATGGTCTGGGAGCCCGAGGACGTGGAGGTCGCCGCCGCGCTGGTCCTGCAGTCGGCGTTCCTCTCTGCCGGCCAGCGCTGCACCTGCGCGCGCCGCCTGATCCTGCCCGTGGGCGGCGAGGGCGACGACCTTCTCGATGCCTTGCTCGCGCTCTGCGAGCGGCTTCGCGTGGACGCCTGGGACGCGGAGCCGATTCCCTTCATGGGTTCGGTGATCACGCCGGCGGCGGCCGAGACCTTGCTGTCCGTGCAGGCGCAGCGCGTCGCGGCAGGCGGCCGCGTGTTGCGAGCGATGCGCATCCTGCGCGAGGGGACCGGCCTGCTCGGCCCGGGCCTGCTCGATGCAAGCGACATTGCGCTGCCTGACGAGGAAGTCTTCGGGCCGCTCCTGCAGGTGCAACGCGCGCAGGATTTCGAGCATGCCCTGCAGCTCGCCGGCGCAACGCGCTTCGGCCTCGCGGCCGGGCTGATCTCGCGTGAGCCGGCGCGCTACGAGCAATTCCGTCGTCGCCTGCGGGTCGGCGTGCTCAACTGGAACCGGCCCCTGACGGGCGCTTCGAGCGGCCTGCCTTTTGGCGGCGTCGGCGCGAGCGGCAATCACCGGCCAAGCGCCTGGTATGCGGCCGACTATTGCGCCTTTCCGGTCGCGAGCCTGGAGTCACCGCGTCTGCAGATCCCCGAGATCCCGGGGCTGGCGGCCGCGGCGCCCGCGTCATGA
- a CDS encoding succinylglutamate desuccinylase: MNILSALLADSDAELERDIPGCRTRRIAQGVWECLPEHSAGSPLVLCAGIHGDETGPVEVLAELVDAACMGELLPRRPWLFAFGNLAALRLGRRYLECDLNRCFRGAPHAGAAKIEVARAHALSQALSIFALHGKGLLLDLHSTIRASLHPSFAIRPTATPGSGATPGLLATCGVPVLVEAGVEAPTFSATAAREHGYEAYTFELGRVRALGAGSSEELDALRNGLWRLIEAARPPESAASPRVYRVKREILKRSDDFALHVPADAPNFLPLQTGQLLAEDSPSRWFAEEGECLLFPNPDVAPGTRAVVLVRPVESGAT, from the coding sequence ATGAACATCCTCTCGGCCTTGCTCGCGGATTCCGATGCCGAGCTTGAACGCGACATACCCGGCTGCCGCACCCGACGGATCGCGCAGGGTGTCTGGGAGTGCCTGCCCGAGCACAGCGCGGGTTCGCCCCTGGTCCTCTGCGCGGGCATCCACGGCGACGAGACCGGTCCGGTAGAGGTCCTCGCCGAGCTGGTCGATGCGGCCTGCATGGGCGAGCTGTTGCCGCGGCGGCCCTGGCTCTTCGCCTTCGGTAATCTGGCCGCGCTGCGCCTGGGCCGTCGCTATCTGGAGTGCGACCTGAATCGCTGCTTCCGCGGCGCGCCCCACGCCGGCGCCGCCAAGATCGAGGTCGCGCGGGCCCACGCGCTGAGCCAGGCGCTATCCATCTTCGCCCTGCACGGGAAGGGGCTGCTGCTGGACCTGCACAGCACGATCCGCGCGTCACTGCACCCGAGTTTCGCGATCCGCCCGACCGCGACGCCGGGGTCCGGGGCCACGCCGGGCCTGCTCGCTACCTGCGGGGTGCCGGTGCTGGTGGAGGCCGGCGTCGAGGCGCCGACCTTCAGCGCCACGGCTGCGCGCGAGCATGGCTACGAGGCCTATACCTTCGAGCTCGGCCGGGTGCGTGCGCTCGGCGCGGGATCCTCGGAGGAGCTGGATGCCCTGCGCAATGGATTGTGGCGCCTGATCGAAGCGGCCCGGCCGCCGGAGTCGGCGGCATCGCCCCGCGTGTATCGCGTGAAGCGGGAGATCCTCAAGCGCAGCGACGATTTCGCGCTCCATGTGCCGGCCGATGCACCGAATTTCCTGCCGCTGCAAACCGGCCAGTTGCTGGCCGAGGACTCACCCTCGCGCTGGTTCGCCGAAGAGGGGGAATGCCTCCTCTTCCCCAACCCCGATGTTGCGCCCGGCACCCGCGCCGTGGTGCTGGTGCGTCCGGTGGAAAGCGGGGCGACATGA
- a CDS encoding DUF2813 domain-containing protein — protein sequence MRLAELEVRNFRGIAHAHLQFDGTVLLFGENDVGKTALFDALALVLTEWPEGQPPLQASDVRAAQTPQPIVIEVLCAEEEPGEWDRAACEPLRERALPPHAGLRALRLRMEAAPDSLQASWSVASTQGSFRPANAALLRSLRRQVPLVQIRSTRTLALGAPAREAAEDGQSPARMLVTYWQALQRGEVALPLGEGAELAQRYLGEGFPSLRIAGPGEPEQHLLAHEPAPQAPVRAGAAARKMALLMLASALVEDGFKALAPGARPLVIVEDPEAHLHPMTLAALWDMLAGIRAQKLVSSQSGHLLAAAPLGTLCRLTQHEGVVSAHRVREQRFSAEDLRKFSYHLRIRNGVAMFARCWLLVEGETEYWALSELARLRGFDFAQEGVACVEFAQCGVQVLVRMARELGIEWHVLADGDDAGQAYANTVRHELQDEDARLRLTVLAERDIENCFWHYGFEAVFREAAGIPATAPVSAARVIAKAIQRRSKPYLAFAVARAAAERGPASVPPPIAALLETCVNLARRSHRRARHEARIPEG from the coding sequence ATGAGGCTCGCGGAGCTGGAGGTCCGGAACTTCCGCGGCATCGCCCATGCGCATCTGCAGTTCGACGGCACGGTGCTGCTGTTTGGCGAGAACGACGTCGGCAAGACTGCGCTCTTCGATGCGCTCGCCCTGGTGCTGACCGAATGGCCCGAGGGGCAGCCGCCTTTGCAGGCGAGCGACGTGCGCGCGGCGCAGACGCCGCAGCCGATCGTGATCGAAGTCCTCTGCGCGGAGGAGGAGCCCGGCGAATGGGATCGTGCCGCCTGCGAGCCGCTGCGCGAACGTGCGCTGCCCCCGCATGCGGGCTTGCGCGCGCTGCGCCTTCGCATGGAGGCCGCGCCGGATTCGCTGCAAGCCTCATGGTCGGTGGCCAGCACCCAAGGCAGTTTCCGGCCGGCGAATGCAGCCTTGCTCAGGAGCCTTCGCCGCCAGGTGCCGCTGGTGCAGATCCGCAGCACGCGGACCCTGGCCCTGGGGGCGCCGGCGCGAGAGGCCGCAGAGGACGGCCAGTCGCCGGCGCGGATGCTGGTGACCTACTGGCAGGCGCTACAGCGTGGCGAGGTTGCGTTGCCCTTGGGGGAGGGCGCCGAGCTGGCGCAGCGCTACCTGGGCGAGGGCTTCCCGTCCTTGCGCATCGCCGGTCCGGGCGAACCCGAACAGCATCTGCTCGCGCACGAGCCCGCGCCGCAGGCCCCGGTGCGGGCCGGGGCGGCGGCGCGCAAGATGGCCTTGCTGATGCTCGCCTCGGCGCTCGTCGAAGACGGCTTCAAGGCGCTCGCGCCCGGCGCGCGGCCGCTGGTGATCGTGGAAGACCCGGAGGCGCATCTGCATCCCATGACGCTCGCGGCGTTGTGGGACATGCTCGCCGGCATCCGTGCGCAGAAACTGGTGAGCAGCCAGTCCGGCCATCTTCTGGCCGCCGCGCCGCTGGGAACGCTGTGCCGGCTCACCCAGCACGAAGGCGTGGTGAGTGCCCACCGGGTGCGCGAGCAGCGCTTCAGCGCGGAGGATCTGCGCAAGTTCAGCTACCACCTGCGCATCCGCAACGGCGTGGCGATGTTCGCCCGTTGCTGGTTGCTGGTGGAGGGCGAGACGGAGTACTGGGCCTTGTCAGAACTCGCGCGCTTGCGCGGTTTCGATTTCGCGCAGGAGGGCGTGGCTTGCGTGGAGTTCGCCCAATGCGGCGTCCAGGTACTGGTGCGCATGGCGCGCGAGCTGGGCATCGAATGGCATGTGCTGGCCGACGGCGACGACGCGGGGCAGGCCTACGCCAACACGGTGCGGCACGAGTTGCAGGACGAGGATGCGCGGTTGCGCCTGACCGTACTGGCCGAACGCGACATCGAGAACTGCTTCTGGCACTACGGCTTCGAGGCCGTCTTCCGCGAAGCGGCGGGCATCCCCGCGACGGCGCCGGTGTCGGCCGCCCGGGTGATCGCCAAGGCGATCCAGCGTCGCAGCAAACCCTATCTTGCTTTCGCGGTGGCACGCGCCGCAGCCGAACGCGGACCGGCTAGCGTCCCGCCGCCGATTGCGGCACTGTTGGAGACCTGCGTGAATCTGGCGCGGCGCAGTCATCGCCGGGCCCGGCACGAGGCACGTATTCCGGAAGGTTAG
- a CDS encoding arginine N-succinyltransferase — MRPQETWILRPAKAGDAPALARLAAQCPLGVTSLPREADALAERITSAAFASDHARLQADGRPAPQTYPFALELAGAVVGTSNIEAHAGAIEPVYNYRQETLIHASRELGVHNEVAVLSLCHDLSGASLLGGFAIDASLLDTPAAELLSRGRLLFMAAHPERFADLIAAELLGPCDDAGNAPFWDAVGRHFFGISYEEAERHSREMGRAFIAELLPQHPVYVPLLPAAAQAAIGAVHPFSLRPAEILRAEGFAFERYVDIFDGGPTLQAPWSEIRSIARHQRANLVAHAGAGEGQRYLVATMQCETFRCVLAEAASDPERGELWMAETDIQALQAQAGDMVVFVEA; from the coding sequence ATGCGGCCGCAGGAGACCTGGATCCTGCGTCCCGCAAAGGCGGGCGACGCACCTGCGCTTGCCCGCCTCGCCGCACAGTGCCCGCTCGGCGTCACCTCCCTGCCGCGTGAGGCCGATGCGCTTGCCGAGCGCATCACCAGCGCCGCCTTCGCCTCCGATCATGCACGTCTGCAGGCCGACGGCAGGCCCGCGCCGCAGACCTATCCCTTTGCCCTTGAGCTGGCTGGCGCCGTCGTTGGCACCAGCAACATCGAGGCCCATGCCGGCGCCATCGAGCCGGTCTACAACTACCGCCAGGAAACGCTCATCCATGCCAGCCGCGAACTGGGTGTGCACAACGAGGTGGCGGTGCTGTCGCTCTGCCACGATCTCTCCGGCGCAAGCCTGCTGGGCGGCTTCGCGATCGATGCCAGCCTGCTCGACACGCCCGCGGCCGAACTGCTTTCGCGCGGCCGCCTGCTCTTCATGGCGGCCCATCCGGAGCGCTTCGCCGACCTGATCGCCGCCGAGCTGCTCGGCCCGTGCGACGACGCGGGCAACGCGCCGTTCTGGGACGCCGTGGGGCGGCATTTTTTCGGCATTTCCTACGAAGAGGCCGAGCGGCATTCGCGCGAAATGGGTCGCGCCTTCATCGCCGAACTCCTGCCCCAACATCCGGTGTACGTGCCCTTGCTGCCCGCGGCGGCGCAGGCCGCGATCGGCGCGGTCCATCCCTTTTCGCTGCGGCCGGCGGAGATCCTGCGCGCCGAGGGATTCGCCTTCGAGCGCTACGTGGACATCTTCGACGGTGGCCCGACGCTGCAGGCGCCGTGGAGCGAGATCCGCAGCATCGCCCGCCATCAACGCGCGAACCTCGTCGCGCACGCTGGCGCGGGAGAAGGGCAGCGCTACCTGGTGGCGACCATGCAGTGCGAGACCTTCCGCTGCGTGCTGGCCGAGGCTGCGAGCGATCCGGAACGTGGCGAGCTGTGGATGGCGGAAACCGACATCCAGGCCCTGCAGGCGCAGGCGGGTGACATGGTCGTGTTCGTGGAGGCCTAG
- the astB gene encoding N-succinylarginine dihydrolase, translated as MKAAIEANFDGLVGPTHHYGGLAYGNLASAAHAGQVSNPRAAALQGLAKMKLLADRGFAQAVLPPLERPDLRSLRRLGFGGGDAQVLAQVARQAPHLLSRVSSAASMWVANAATVSASADTADGKLHFTPANLNTSFHRAIEHPDTARVLRAVFPPGPHFVHHTVLPECPAFADEGAANHGRLCAHHGAPGVGLFVFGREAGAALPARYPARQTREASEAVARQHGLMPERCVFAQQHPAAIDAGVFHNDVIAVANENLLLFHEQAFADTPQVLAALRRAMGETRLRAHQVPAAAVSLNAAVASYLFNSQLLSRPDGGMLLLLPEDCRENAEVMRYLDELHAAGIDEFLFAELRQSMRNGGGPACLRLRVVLAADERAAVAPGVWLDDALYARLCDWVQTHYRDRLSESDLADPALLDETRTALAALSRLLGLGEIYAFQGAA; from the coding sequence ATGAAAGCGGCGATCGAGGCGAACTTCGACGGTCTGGTCGGCCCCACCCACCACTACGGCGGACTCGCCTACGGCAACCTTGCTTCCGCAGCGCATGCCGGGCAGGTTTCGAATCCGCGCGCGGCCGCCTTGCAGGGACTGGCCAAGATGAAGCTGCTGGCCGACCGCGGTTTTGCGCAGGCAGTGCTGCCGCCGCTGGAGCGGCCGGATCTGCGCAGCCTGCGTCGATTGGGCTTTGGCGGTGGCGATGCGCAGGTCCTGGCGCAAGTGGCGCGCCAGGCGCCGCATCTGCTCTCGCGCGTGTCTTCGGCCGCCAGCATGTGGGTGGCGAACGCGGCCACGGTCAGTGCCTCGGCGGACACTGCCGACGGCAAACTGCATTTCACCCCGGCGAACCTCAACACCAGCTTCCACCGCGCGATCGAGCATCCGGATACGGCCCGGGTGCTGCGCGCGGTCTTCCCGCCGGGTCCGCATTTCGTGCATCACACCGTGTTGCCCGAGTGCCCCGCCTTCGCCGACGAGGGTGCGGCCAACCACGGCCGTCTCTGCGCGCACCATGGCGCGCCGGGCGTAGGACTCTTCGTCTTCGGCCGCGAGGCCGGTGCGGCCTTGCCCGCGCGCTACCCGGCGCGGCAGACGCGCGAGGCGAGCGAGGCGGTGGCCCGCCAGCACGGGCTCATGCCCGAGCGCTGCGTATTCGCCCAACAGCATCCCGCAGCGATCGATGCGGGCGTCTTTCACAACGATGTGATCGCGGTGGCCAACGAGAACCTCCTGCTCTTCCACGAACAGGCCTTCGCCGATACGCCGCAGGTCCTGGCCGCCTTGCGCCGCGCGATGGGGGAGACCCGGCTGCGCGCCCACCAGGTGCCCGCCGCGGCGGTGAGCCTGAATGCCGCGGTGGCGAGCTACCTCTTCAACAGCCAGCTCCTGAGCCGGCCGGACGGCGGCATGCTGCTGCTCCTGCCGGAGGACTGCCGCGAGAACGCCGAGGTGATGCGCTATCTCGACGAACTCCATGCGGCCGGCATCGACGAGTTCCTTTTTGCCGAGCTGCGCCAGTCCATGCGCAACGGTGGCGGCCCGGCCTGCCTGCGTCTGCGCGTGGTGCTAGCCGCGGACGAGCGCGCGGCGGTCGCACCGGGCGTGTGGCTGGATGACGCCTTGTACGCGCGCCTGTGCGACTGGGTGCAGACCCACTATCGCGACCGGCTTTCCGAGTCCGATCTGGCCGATCCGGCCCTGCTCGACGAGACCCGCACCGCACTCGCAGCACTGAGTCGCCTGCTCGGCCTCGGCGAGATCTATGCATTCCAGGGGGCGGCATGA